A single region of the Streptococcus macedonicus ACA-DC 198 genome encodes:
- a CDS encoding 5-formyltetrahydrofolate cyclo-ligase has translation MEKSQLRAAILTQLKEHDKVEKIAKDRDLLEDLVASAAYQNAQTIATYLAFDFEYDTQLLINQAQKDGKKILVPKTYSKGKMIFCPYDTNNLKKTRFGLWEPVVANAVDKSQIDIIHVPGVGFNSVGFRIGYGGGYYDRYLADYDGHTVSTIYEFQKAEFQADCHDIAVKEVFSR, from the coding sequence ATGGAAAAATCACAGTTAAGAGCAGCTATTCTGACTCAGTTAAAAGAGCATGACAAGGTGGAGAAAATCGCTAAAGATAGGGATTTGTTAGAAGATTTAGTCGCGTCGGCAGCTTATCAAAATGCGCAAACAATCGCAACGTATTTAGCTTTTGATTTTGAATACGATACGCAATTGTTAATCAATCAAGCCCAAAAAGATGGGAAAAAAATTCTTGTTCCCAAGACTTATTCCAAAGGAAAAATGATTTTTTGCCCTTACGATACGAATAATTTGAAGAAAACGAGGTTTGGTCTGTGGGAGCCAGTGGTAGCTAATGCTGTGGATAAATCGCAAATTGATATCATTCATGTTCCGGGCGTAGGATTCAATTCAGTTGGCTTTCGTATCGGATATGGCGGCGGGTACTATGACCGTTATTTAGCTGATTATGACGGACATACCGTTAGCACGATTTATGAGTTTCAGAAAGCAGAGTTTCAGGCAGATTGTCATGATATAGCTGTGAAGGAGGTTTTTAGTAGATGA
- the dapL gene encoding N-acetyl-L,L-diaminopimelate deacetylase → MFHSLLKNKGKNMTLDLVNIRRDLHQIPEIGLEEFKTQAYLLERIAEITAGKGFVEQRTWRTGILVFLNGLAPEKTIGWRTDIDALPIVEETGLPFASQHEGRMHACGHDMHMTIALGLLNELVQVQPKNNVLFLFQPAEENEAGGMLMYQDNAFGDWKPDEFYGLHVRSDFKVGDIATNTSTLFAGTCEVLVTFKGKGGHAAFPHEANDALVAASYFVTQVQTIVSRNVDPIQGGVVTFGSFHAGTTNNVIAETARLHGTIRTLTQDMSLHIQKRLTEIAKGVAASFGMEVDVNLKQGGYLPVENNPELAQDLMAFFRNREAVNLIDCPPAMTGEDFGYLLNKIPGVMFWLGVDTPYALHHPQMSPNEAALPFAVSEISAFLKEKAE, encoded by the coding sequence TTGTTCCACTCCCTTTTAAAAAATAAAGGAAAAAATATGACTTTAGATTTAGTTAATATCCGCCGTGATTTGCACCAGATTCCTGAAATTGGTTTGGAAGAATTTAAAACACAAGCTTATCTTTTGGAGCGTATTGCAGAAATTACGGCTGGAAAAGGTTTTGTAGAGCAACGTACTTGGCGAACAGGGATTCTGGTCTTTTTAAATGGTTTGGCTCCTGAAAAGACGATTGGTTGGCGAACAGACATTGACGCTTTGCCTATTGTAGAAGAAACTGGTTTGCCATTTGCTAGCCAGCACGAGGGACGCATGCATGCTTGTGGTCATGATATGCACATGACCATTGCGCTTGGATTACTTAATGAATTGGTGCAAGTGCAGCCAAAAAATAATGTACTCTTTCTTTTCCAACCAGCAGAGGAGAATGAAGCTGGTGGCATGCTCATGTATCAAGATAATGCCTTTGGCGATTGGAAACCAGATGAATTTTATGGTCTTCATGTTCGCTCTGATTTCAAGGTTGGTGATATTGCGACCAATACCTCAACATTATTTGCAGGGACTTGTGAAGTATTGGTGACGTTTAAAGGAAAAGGAGGTCATGCTGCTTTTCCACATGAAGCAAATGATGCTTTGGTGGCTGCTTCGTATTTTGTCACACAAGTACAGACAATTGTTAGCCGTAATGTTGACCCAATTCAAGGTGGCGTAGTGACTTTTGGTTCTTTCCACGCTGGAACTACCAATAATGTTATTGCTGAAACGGCGCGCTTGCATGGTACTATTCGGACATTGACGCAAGATATGAGCTTGCACATTCAAAAGCGTTTAACAGAAATTGCTAAAGGTGTTGCTGCTAGCTTCGGTATGGAAGTTGATGTCAATTTGAAACAAGGTGGTTATTTGCCTGTGGAAAATAATCCAGAATTGGCACAAGATTTAATGGCGTTCTTCCGAAATCGAGAGGCTGTTAATTTGATTGATTGCCCACCTGCGATGACTGGAGAAGATTTTGGTTACCTCTTAAATAAAATTCCAGGTGTGATGTTTTGGCTTGGCGTTGATACGCCTTATGCGCTTCATCACCCACAAATGAGCCCGAATGAAGCTGCTTTACCATTTGCGGTTAGTGAGATTTCAGCTTTTCTCAAAGAAAAAGCGGAGTAG
- a CDS encoding GlpG protein (membrane protein of glp regulon), translated as MKNEIKRSPITIFLLVLTTLVFLAMQIVYFGNATSWQAILNFGGMYGAYVSLAPTQLWRLVTPIFVHIGWEHFFFNALTLYFVGQIAEQIWGHHKFLALYVLSGVVGNVFTLFFTPNVIAAGASTSLFGVFAAIMVVGYFGRNPFLKELGRNYQLLILINLLFNLFTPGVGIIGHIGGLVGGILCAIFLPTLVEKDMFKSWQRWLAAGAYIILNLILILAALR; from the coding sequence ATGAAAAATGAAATTAAAAGAAGTCCAATAACGATATTTTTATTGGTTTTAACAACACTCGTTTTTTTAGCAATGCAGATTGTGTATTTTGGTAATGCGACCTCTTGGCAAGCGATTCTTAATTTTGGTGGCATGTATGGTGCTTATGTTAGCCTAGCTCCGACGCAATTGTGGCGTTTAGTGACACCAATTTTTGTTCATATCGGTTGGGAACATTTTTTCTTCAATGCCTTAACACTTTATTTTGTTGGACAAATTGCAGAGCAGATTTGGGGGCATCATAAATTTTTGGCGCTTTATGTGTTATCAGGAGTGGTTGGAAATGTCTTTACCCTTTTCTTTACGCCAAATGTGATTGCGGCAGGTGCTTCAACATCGCTATTTGGTGTCTTTGCAGCTATTATGGTAGTTGGCTATTTTGGTAGAAATCCTTTTTTGAAAGAATTGGGGCGCAATTACCAGTTGTTGATTTTGATTAATTTACTTTTTAATTTATTCACCCCAGGTGTCGGGATTATCGGACATATTGGCGGTCTTGTTGGTGGTATTTTATGTGCTATCTTCTTACCAACACTTGTAGAAAAAGATATGTTTAAATCTTGGCAACGTTGGCTTGCGGCAGGTGCGTATATTATTTTAAATCTTATTTTGATTTTAGCTGCGTTAAGATAA